A DNA window from Camelina sativa cultivar DH55 chromosome 17, Cs, whole genome shotgun sequence contains the following coding sequences:
- the LOC104758587 gene encoding uncharacterized protein LOC104758587, translated as MNSCSLGAPKVRIAAANFSRLRCGNLLIPNNQRLFIDQSQSQSPIKYPSLRTTLRAVKAVQLSTVPPADIAAVADVEDSQETESTVVNTQLIPKSSEVEALIKEITDSSSIAEFELKLGGFRLYVARKLADQSSPPPQQIPPVVAASSAPEGVHTNGSATSSSLAITKSASPSDRPQTLANKAADQGLVILQSPTVGYFRRSKTIKGKRTPTICKEKDIVKEGQVLCYIEQLGGQIPVESDVSGEIVKILREDGEPVGYNDALITVLPSFPGIKKL; from the exons ATGAATTCCT GTAGTTTAGGAGCTCCAAAAGTTAGAATTGCTGCAGCAAATTTCAGTAGATTAAGATGTGGAAACTTGCTGATACCCAACAATCAAAGACTTTTTATTGACCAAAGCCAAAGCCAAAGCCCCATCAAGTATCCGAGTCTGAGGACAACTCTGCGAGCTGTGAAAGCTGTCCAATTGTCTACTGTCCCACCTGCAGATATAGCAG CTGTTGCAGACGTAGAGGATTCTCAAGAGACCGAATCAACTGTTGTGAATACTCAGCTCATTCCCAAGTCCTCTGAG GTGGAAGCACTTATCAAAGAAATCACAGATTCCTCATCGATTGCAGAGTTTGAACTGAAA CTGGGAGGTTTCCGCCTATATGTAGCAAGGAAATTAGCTGACCAAAGTAGTCCACCGCCTCAGCAAATTCCACCTGTGGTTGCTGCAAGCTCAGCCCCTGAGGGGGTTCATACTAATGGCTCAGCCACTTCCTCGTCATTGGCTATCACAAAATCAGCATCTCCATCAGACAGACCACAAACACTCGCTAACAAAGCTGCTGATCAGGGTTTAGTGATTCTCCAATCTCCAACG gttGGTTATTTCAGGAGATCCAAGACCATAAAAGGCAAACGCACTCCTACAATCTGTAAAGAG AAAGACATAGTGAAAGAAGGTCAAGTTCTATGCTACATTGAACAACTCGGTGGCCAGATCCCAGTTGAG tcTGATGTTTCCGGTGAGATTGTCAAAATACTCCGGGAAGATGGCG AGCCTGTAGGATACAACGATGCTCTCATTACCGTTCTTCCTTCATTTCCTGGCATCAAGAAGCTTTAG
- the LOC104758588 gene encoding late embryogenesis abundant protein 1-like, which translates to MSSSQQLSHEAGEVTGQVQLKKEEYLNNVSHAMNQNADHHTHSQLHASSEHDQNNPSLISQASSVIQQTGGQVKNMAQGAADAVKNTLGMSPTTNSPSSPAGSNRLDKPGSKNI; encoded by the exons ATGTCGTCGAGCCAGCAATTGAGCCACGAAGCCGGAGAAGTCACGGGTCAGGTTCAG ctGAAGAAGGAAGAGTACTTGAACAACGTATCACATGCCATGAACCAAAATGCTGATCACCATACTCACTCACAGCTACACGCATCATCAGAACATGATCAGAACAACCCTTCCCTAATTTCCCAGGCTTCTAGTGTCATCCAAcag ACTGGTGGGCAAGTGAAGAACATGGCACAGGGAGCAGCCGACGCTGTGAAGAACACTCTCGGGATGAGTCCGACCACAAACAGCCCTAGCAGCCCGGCTGGTTCGAACCGCCTGGACAAACCCGGCTCCAAGAATATTTGA
- the LOC104759989 gene encoding uncharacterized protein LOC104759989 — translation MTKINYDAWRELFETHCFSFGVSGHLDGTSLPMNPEDISWKERDGLVKMWIYGTISSSLLDTVLKTRCSARELWLIIENLFRDNKEARAILLDNDLHTLTIGDLTVHDYCQKLKTLSDLLANVDSPVSDRLVVTYMLNGLSLKFDNFINIIKHRQPFPTFAVARSMLVEEEQRLNRQTHTRAPVSLDSTSQSVLYTTSSGHNNHTGGHRDNNYNKGNSYGGRGRGRGRNNNRGRGRQQWQWTPNWQMPPPWYQSPPSFPHSHQRYWPQQPHMANLTTTHPASGLLGPSPMASQPTQLPAAAFGTMTMPDPNDASWYMDTGATSHLTAQPGTLHSLFNASSFPSVVVGDGSSIPTKAIGYYSLPSHTRPLHLNKVLVCPSIIKNLISVRQFTIDNWVSVEFDPFGFCVKDLHTRNKLLRCNSSGPLYSITSPPSATQSSHSPQAMISAVPNSLLWHRRLGHFSLSCLSIGETH, via the exons ATGACAAAGATCAACTATGATGCTTGGCGTGAACTCTTCGAAACACATTGTTTCAGCTTTGGCGTGTCTGGCCATCTCGATGGCACCTCTCTACCTATGAATCCAGAAGACATATCTTGGAAAGAGCGTGATGGTCTCGTCAAGATGTGGATCTATGGAACcatttcttcctctcttctcgaCACGGTGCTGAAAACTCGTTGCTCTGCCCGTGAACTCTGGCTCATCATAGAAAACCTCTTCCGTGACAACAAAGAAGCCCGTGCGATACTACTCGACAATGATCTCCACACCCTCACCATCGGAGATCTCACGGTCCACGACTATTGTCAAAAGCTCAAGACCCTTTCTGATCTCCTTGCCAATGTTGACTCTCCGGTCTCCGATCGCCTCGTCGTGACGTATATGTTGAACGGTCTCTCACTAAAGTTTGACAacttcatcaacatcatcaaacatCGCCAACCGTTCCCCACCTTTGCTGTTGCCCGCTCCATGCTTGTTGAGGAGGAACAACGCTTAAACCGCCAGACCCACACCCGTGCCCCTGTTTCTCTTGACTCGACATCTCAGAGCGTGTTGTACACGACCTCTAGCGGACACAACAACCACACCGGCGGTCATCGCGACAACAACTACAACAAAGGCAACTCATATGGTGGACGAGGTCGCGGTCGTGGACGCAACAACAACAGAGGACGGGGCCGTCAGCAGTGGCAATGGACTCCCAACTGGCAAATGCCTCCACCGTGGTACCAGTCGCCACCGTCGTTTCCGCATTCGCACCAACGTTACTGGCCGCAACAACCGCACATGGCGAACCTCACCACTACACATCCAGCGAGCGGCCTCCTTGGTCCATCTCCTATGGCATCACAACCAACACAGCTTCCGGCTGCCGCTTTTGGTACAATGACCATGCCGGATCCCAACGATGCAAGCTGGTACATGGACACCGGCGCTACATCTCACCTCACGGCACAACCAGGTACTCTCCATTCCCTCTTTAATGCGAGCTCTTTCCCATCGGTAGTTGTCGGTGACGGATCCTCTATTCCCACTAAAGCAATCGGTTATTACTCTTTACCTTCTCACACACGTCCTCTCCATCTAAATAAAGTGCTTGTTTGTCCTTCTATTATCAAAAACCTTATCTCTGTTCGTCAATTTACTATAGATAATTGGGTTTCTGTGGAATTTGATCCTTTTGGCTTTTGTGTTAAGGACCTTCATACTCGGAACAAGCTCCTCCGATGTAACAGCTCCGGTCCTCTCTACTCAATCACTTCACCACCATCGGCCACTCAATCCTCTCATTCTCCACAAGCCATGATCTCAGCGGTTCCCAACTCTTTGTTGTGGCATCGTCGTCTCGGACAC TTCTCTTTGTCATGCTTGTCAATTGGGGAAACACATTAG